Proteins encoded by one window of Cucurbita pepo subsp. pepo cultivar mu-cu-16 chromosome LG14, ASM280686v2, whole genome shotgun sequence:
- the LOC111809880 gene encoding protein ABHD17B-like, with protein MGCMLSHLASKFAFFPPSPSTYQIRKRDGDGRLTVVSTAAGAVGSAVEDSLLDVLMIDTKRGNKIVGFYLRNPCARLTLLYSHGNAADLGQLYDLFLQLKRNLRVNLMGFLLNGALFFVEVLLL; from the exons ATGGGTTGCATGCTCTCTCATTTGGCTTCCAAATTCGCCTTCTTTCCGCCGTCGCCGTCGACTTATCAGATCAGAAAGCGAGACGGCGACGGTCGGCTTACGGTGGTTTCGACGGCGGCGGGAGCGGTGGGGTCGGCGGTGGAGGACAGTTTGTTGGATGTTTTGATGATTGATACGAAACGTGGGAATAAGATAGTGGGATTTTATTTGAGGAATCCTTGTGCGAGACTTACTCTGCTTTATTCCCATGGCAATGCTGCAGACCTTGGCCAACTCTATGACCTTTTTCTTCAGCTTAAACGTAATCTCAGAGTTAATCTTATGgg TTTTCTTCTCAATGGAGCTCTGTTTTTTGTTGAAGTTTTATTACTTTGA
- the LOC111809878 gene encoding protein ABHD17B-like, with product MGCMLSHLASKFAFFPPSPSTYQIRKRDGDGRLTVVSTAAGAVGSAVEDSLLDVLMIDTKRGNKIVGFYLRNPCARLTLLYSHGNAADLGQLYDLFLQLKRNLRVNLMGYDYSGYGASTGKPSESNTYADIEAVYECLETEYGVSQEDLILYGQSVGSGPTLHLASKLPRLRGVVLHSAILSGLRVLCHVKFTCCFDIYKNINKIKKAKCPVLVIHGTDDDVVDWLHGNGLWKMSREPYDPLWIKGGGHCNLELYPNYIRHLCKFIQDMENITTKVRLKKIRQTRDLPKRSCCCTVSCDGCCCKVKCWQPPKCSRPSCAGCCSIRLKCPESCKPRCPKCPTPTCCFSCSSITSCLAQWRFSNCCSSSCFQWRCCCERGSSNG from the exons ATGGGTTGCATGCTCTCTCATTTGGCTTCCAAATTCGCCTTCTTTCCGCCGTCGCCGTCGACTTATCAGATCAGAAAGCGAGACGGCGACGGTCGGCTTACGGTGGTTTCGACGGCGGCGGGAGCGGTGGGGTCGGCGGTGGAGGACAGTTTGTTGGATGTTTTGATGATTGATACGAAACGTGGGAATAAGATAGTGGGATTTTATTTGAGGAATCCTTGTGCGAGACTTACTCTGCTTTATTCCCATGGCAATGCTGCAGACCTTGGCCAACTCTATGACCTTTTTCTTCAGCTTAAACGTAATCTCAGAGTTAATCTTATGgg ATATGACTATTCTGGCTATGGAGCTTCAACTGGTAAG CCGAGCGAATCAAATACGTATGCTGACATCGAAGCGGTTTACGAGTGCCTTGAAACTGAGTATGGAGTCAGCCAAGAAGACTTGATCTTGTATGGGCAATCGGTTGGAAGTGGACCAACGTTGCATTTGGCTTCTAAACTGCCACGGTTGAGGGGTGTCGTGCTGCATAGCGCAATCCTTTCGGGTCTACGGGTTCTATGCCATGTGAAGTTCACCTGTTGCTTTGACATTTATAAG aatattaacaaaatcaagaagGCGAAGTGTCCTGTGCTTGTGATACAT GGCACGGACGATGATGTTGTCGACTGGCTCCATGGAAATGGTTTATGGAAAATGTCGCGAGAACCGTACGACCCTCTATGGATAAAAGGAGGAGGACACTGCAACTTAGAGCTTTATCCAAACTACATCCGCCATCTTTGCAAATTCATCCAAGATATGGAGAACATTACCACGAAAGTTCGCCTAAAAAAGATTCGACAAACTCGTGATCTACCAAAAAGATCGTGTTGCTGTACAGTCTCTTGTGATGGATGCTGCTGCAAAGTGAAATGCTGGCAACCACCAAAATGTTCGAGACCAAGCTGTGCAGGTTGCTGCTCGATACGGTTGAAATGCCCCGAATCCTGTAAACCCAGATGCCCAAAATGCCCAACGCCGACGTGCTGCTTCAGCTGCTCCTCCATCACCAGTTGTTTGGCTCAATGGAGATTCAGTAACTGTTGCAGCAGCAGCTGTTTCCAATGGAGATGCTGTTGTGAAAGAGGGTCCTCCAATGGGTAG